A window of the Deltaproteobacteria bacterium genome harbors these coding sequences:
- a CDS encoding glutamate 5-kinase, whose amino-acid sequence MVTLKKIIRKVRRVVIKIGTSVLLDDKGRLSPKALGGIASGIAFIQKKGIRVILVTSGAIPLGMQHLRLSKRPHQIGELQACAAIGQPILMGLYQKSLQRHRLHVAQVLLTRNDLEDRARFLNAKHALTALLHQGIMPIINENDTVVTEEIRFGDNDNLAALVTNVIEADLLVLLTDRDGFYTADPDHDPEAKIIPVVENVDDDFFSYASDTAKNISIGGMKTKLEAAHKAGQFGVPTVIANGRDANTLKKIFLDESVGTLFLPRVDPLVARKHWIAYTLKPQGRLVVDGGAVQALVTGKKSLLASGVLEVQGKFSQGDPVDLNDPSGKTIARGLISYNSEEVTQIKGKKTSEFEKVLGYKGPDELIHRDDLVLL is encoded by the coding sequence GTGGTCACACTAAAAAAAATCATCCGTAAAGTTCGACGTGTCGTGATCAAGATCGGGACCAGTGTCCTCTTGGATGATAAAGGTCGTCTCTCTCCCAAGGCGCTCGGTGGTATTGCGAGCGGGATTGCGTTTATTCAGAAAAAAGGGATTCGGGTCATTCTGGTGACCTCAGGGGCGATCCCCCTTGGCATGCAGCATTTGAGACTGTCGAAGAGACCCCATCAGATCGGGGAACTGCAGGCCTGCGCGGCTATTGGGCAACCGATTTTGATGGGCCTCTATCAAAAGTCCCTCCAGAGACATCGTCTTCATGTTGCGCAGGTTTTACTGACCCGGAATGATCTGGAGGACCGAGCCCGTTTTCTGAATGCCAAACATGCCCTGACCGCCTTGCTGCATCAGGGGATCATGCCGATCATCAATGAGAACGACACCGTCGTGACTGAAGAGATTCGTTTTGGAGACAATGATAATCTTGCCGCACTTGTCACAAATGTTATCGAGGCCGATCTCTTGGTGCTGCTGACAGACAGGGACGGTTTTTATACCGCCGATCCAGATCATGATCCTGAAGCGAAAATCATTCCTGTTGTTGAGAATGTTGATGATGATTTCTTTTCTTATGCCTCCGATACGGCAAAAAACATTTCTATCGGTGGCATGAAGACGAAGCTTGAAGCGGCCCACAAGGCGGGGCAGTTTGGGGTCCCGACGGTCATTGCGAATGGTCGGGATGCGAATACCCTCAAAAAAATTTTTTTGGATGAATCGGTGGGAACTCTCTTCCTCCCGCGTGTCGATCCGCTCGTTGCACGAAAGCATTGGATTGCGTATACCTTGAAGCCTCAGGGGAGACTCGTCGTCGATGGCGGGGCGGTCCAGGCATTGGTTACTGGCAAGAAAAGCCTCTTGGCCTCGGGTGTCCTTGAGGTTCAAGGAAAGTTTTCCCAAGGGGATCCTGTGGATCTGAATGATCCATCAGGGAAGACCATTGCCCGTGGGCTCATCTCTTATAATTCGGAAGAGGTGACGCAGATTAAGGGGAAAAAAACATCCGAGTTCGAGAAGGTTTTGGGGTATAAAGGACCGGATGAACTCATTCATCGAGATGACCTCGTGCTTTTATGA
- a CDS encoding BolA/IbaG family iron-sulfur metabolism protein produces the protein MDDIAIKKRIEERLPGARVEIRDLTGTRDHWQVTVVSSRFEGKSMLEQHRMVKGFFDAEIASGSVHAFSLKTYTPQEWSH, from the coding sequence ATGGACGATATTGCGATCAAGAAGAGGATCGAGGAGAGATTGCCGGGTGCACGGGTTGAAATTCGGGATTTGACGGGAACCCGGGACCACTGGCAGGTGACTGTTGTTTCATCCCGATTTGAAGGGAAATCGATGTTGGAACAACATCGAATGGTCAAAGGTTTTTTTGATGCGGAGATCGCTTCCGGTTCTGTCCATGCCTTTTCCCTAAAAACATATACACCTCAAGAGTGGTCACACTAA
- a CDS encoding cyclic nucleotide-binding domain-containing protein, giving the protein MVDLLTIMEGARPILPQDHLGRYRPATEEYRLTHGLLAANPSATGRQYISSYEAWEDKLFSLSRWGETGSIIAGLGLLTNRITPLCLKAANRLLGPGNHRAASFALSNIFLSVVSSMAMAVVQQFRSDEKSIAPSFGRAWVDGFIYSCPSTLLGMGLLHQYGFGQRLLQDLLLQPVQASFSIGTGILLEESYGDPRSDLTMRERMKMEMGEGLASMILGRPVGTFLRRVDPSFHQRAVPEIDSDKVTQLPHGGIMVKTEGGLFQFGLPMWSNKDVLELYLKNGGAEIPKDRMHHLVPLTCVVDLDFVPKTVGLLAADFPQYNFYVTKGTRYHFVAPDIKTAGQMEKMLNLAHDGPDDATLRQQVQDEYPPDATGVPDLPREMREGFGAAPASARREIDCFDGDGVFGKNGVVIRKIAPLTYDITDQGKFIGRLDLRKYLPKPPVPQPQTAWKDPELQKRRREVLQEGKPALWPLGTGHGYALGENTSGFMIWNRGKVVLVDPPTNTLEYFAQNGLPLEAIDGVVLTHGHSDHYGPAIPELLRALPKIKVHTTPTIFKMLQRQYQLALGGRGEGLIQWNFVPLLPQRFTEINGLHFRADYSFHVIPTIGFEIYTRPDLVHGKPVVCFTGDSYADVEGIWKHTEGKDGKSPIMSRERAQNIIRYAEVLKKYGKETPPPVILVEGGVPTIHTPPESTRTLLDRLVADGANTSNVFVYHIDSKAAEKARVPKWKAGHEGFIDLSGHLPDAPLSSQSDFARRALDQLPILDSLHPPLKDELLRTGRIRAMDAGELFIREGSTESQFYILLDGEVEVSRSRSSIALRPNGLFGEAALVDEPRNADVRTTTPSLLLEVDTARLTPYTRQLLQEKVRRVRNGRRVAPQAISLSSLASLPPSLQDLLFSVGEIQTVKKGERLIRRGARDCDVYLVQSGQFDVRNPLGFSINRQGPGGMFGEMALVNNAPRSATVVASTDATVLRLPADALEHLMGQYPGVAIALSRTAETRSSWN; this is encoded by the coding sequence GTGGTCGATCTTCTAACAATCATGGAGGGCGCCCGACCCATCTTGCCGCAGGATCACCTTGGTCGCTACCGACCAGCTACCGAGGAATACCGTCTCACGCATGGGCTTTTGGCCGCGAATCCATCGGCGACAGGACGACAGTATATCAGTTCCTATGAGGCGTGGGAGGATAAGCTGTTTTCCCTCTCACGGTGGGGAGAGACCGGCAGCATTATTGCTGGTCTTGGTTTGTTGACGAATCGAATAACACCCCTCTGCCTCAAAGCGGCCAATCGTTTATTGGGGCCGGGAAATCATCGCGCCGCCTCATTTGCCCTTTCCAATATTTTTCTCTCCGTCGTTTCCTCGATGGCGATGGCGGTGGTTCAGCAGTTTCGATCTGATGAAAAAAGCATCGCCCCCTCCTTTGGGCGGGCCTGGGTTGACGGATTTATTTACTCCTGTCCTTCGACCCTTTTGGGGATGGGGCTTCTGCATCAATATGGTTTTGGGCAGAGATTATTGCAGGACCTTCTGTTGCAACCGGTTCAGGCATCCTTTTCTATTGGGACCGGAATTTTGCTTGAAGAGTCTTATGGTGATCCCCGATCCGACTTGACGATGAGAGAACGGATGAAGATGGAAATGGGGGAAGGGCTCGCCTCGATGATCCTCGGTCGTCCGGTTGGTACCTTTCTGCGCCGGGTTGATCCCTCCTTCCATCAAAGGGCAGTTCCAGAAATCGACTCTGATAAAGTCACTCAACTCCCGCATGGGGGGATCATGGTCAAAACGGAAGGGGGGCTTTTCCAGTTTGGTCTGCCGATGTGGAGCAACAAAGATGTCCTCGAACTCTATCTAAAAAATGGTGGGGCAGAGATACCGAAAGACAGGATGCATCATTTGGTCCCATTGACCTGTGTCGTTGACCTCGATTTTGTGCCGAAGACAGTCGGTCTCCTGGCAGCCGATTTCCCCCAGTACAATTTTTATGTCACCAAGGGGACGAGGTATCATTTTGTTGCGCCAGACATCAAAACGGCAGGTCAGATGGAGAAAATGCTCAATCTGGCCCACGATGGACCCGATGATGCGACCTTGCGCCAACAAGTCCAGGATGAATATCCCCCTGATGCTACAGGAGTCCCCGACCTTCCTCGAGAAATGCGAGAGGGATTTGGTGCCGCACCTGCTTCGGCTCGAAGGGAGATCGATTGTTTCGATGGAGATGGGGTCTTCGGAAAGAATGGTGTGGTTATCAGAAAAATTGCACCGCTGACTTATGATATTACCGATCAAGGGAAATTTATCGGCAGACTCGATCTCAGGAAATATCTGCCGAAACCTCCTGTTCCACAACCCCAAACCGCCTGGAAGGATCCGGAGTTACAAAAGAGGAGGAGAGAGGTTTTACAAGAAGGAAAGCCAGCACTGTGGCCCCTCGGGACAGGACACGGGTATGCCTTAGGTGAGAATACAAGCGGCTTCATGATCTGGAACCGTGGGAAGGTCGTTCTGGTCGATCCCCCCACGAATACCCTCGAATATTTTGCCCAGAACGGGCTTCCTCTCGAGGCGATTGATGGGGTTGTCTTGACGCATGGACATTCCGATCATTATGGACCGGCGATACCTGAGCTTTTGCGTGCCTTGCCGAAGATCAAGGTTCATACAACACCGACTATTTTCAAGATGCTTCAGAGACAATATCAACTGGCCCTTGGAGGGAGGGGTGAGGGACTGATCCAATGGAATTTCGTCCCTCTGCTTCCTCAGAGGTTTACAGAGATCAACGGGCTTCATTTTCGTGCCGATTATTCGTTCCATGTGATCCCGACGATCGGCTTTGAGATCTACACGAGACCTGATCTCGTCCACGGGAAACCGGTTGTCTGTTTTACGGGGGATAGCTATGCCGATGTTGAAGGGATCTGGAAGCATACGGAAGGGAAGGATGGAAAGTCGCCGATCATGAGTCGGGAACGGGCTCAAAATATTATCCGTTATGCTGAGGTCCTGAAAAAATATGGGAAAGAGACTCCTCCACCCGTGATCCTCGTCGAAGGTGGTGTCCCCACGATCCACACGCCACCAGAATCGACAAGAACGCTTCTTGATCGATTGGTAGCCGATGGGGCTAATACCTCGAACGTCTTTGTCTATCATATTGATAGCAAGGCTGCTGAGAAGGCGAGGGTTCCCAAGTGGAAGGCGGGCCATGAAGGGTTCATCGATCTTTCCGGTCATCTCCCCGACGCCCCCTTGTCCTCCCAGAGTGATTTTGCCCGCAGGGCATTGGATCAGCTTCCGATTCTTGATTCTCTCCACCCTCCGCTCAAGGACGAGCTCCTACGTACAGGTCGTATTCGTGCGATGGATGCTGGAGAGCTGTTTATTCGGGAGGGGAGTACGGAATCTCAATTTTATATCCTTCTCGATGGAGAGGTGGAGGTGAGCAGGAGCCGATCCAGCATAGCGCTTCGCCCGAACGGTCTTTTTGGAGAGGCGGCGTTAGTGGATGAGCCGAGAAACGCCGATGTTCGGACAACGACCCCCTCACTTCTTCTCGAGGTTGATACCGCGCGGCTGACCCCCTACACCCGTCAACTTCTTCAGGAAAAAGTGCGTCGGGTCAGAAATGGTCGTCGTGTCGCCCCACAAGCGATCAGTCTCTCATCGTTGGCCAGTCTTCCCCCCTCTCTCCAGGATCTCCTTTTTTCAGTGGGAGAGATCCAGACCGTCAAAAAAGGGGAAAGATTGATCCGGCGTGGGGCAAGGGATTGTGATGTCTACCTCGTTCAGTCAGGCCAGTTCGACGTTCGCAACCCCCTAGGTTTTTCAATCAACAGGCAAGGGCCTGGTGGAATGTTCGGTGAGATGGCCCTCGTCAATAATGCCCCACGTTCGGCTACAGTGGTCGCTTCAACTGATGCCACAGTCCTCCGCCTTCCTGCCGATGCCTTGGAACATCTGATGGGACAATATCCAGGCGTTGCTATTGCACTCTCCCGGACTGCCGAAACTCGCAGCAGCTGGAACTAG
- the obgE gene encoding GTPase ObgE: MKFIDEARIFVKAGDGGNGCVSFRREKFIPRGGPNGGDGGKGGDVIFLGDPNLTTLLDFKYKKHFRAPHGDHGQGSDCYGRAGEDLVIRLPLGTVVYEDETNRIVAEIETKGQEEVIASGGRGGRGNMHFASSTNQAPRRAEKGTPGEERWVRLELKLLADVGLIGFPNAGKSTLLSAISQARPKIADYPFTTKAPVLGVTRYGEKSFTVADLPGLIEGASHGAGLGFKFLKHIEKTRLLLHLIDANDPSHPEPFHSYELIRQELATYNPELLDRPEIVVFTKGDLPEVQKKVKESKPLFKGKITLLISAATGLGIESLIQKTAKIL, from the coding sequence ATGAAGTTTATCGACGAAGCCCGTATCTTTGTGAAGGCGGGTGATGGTGGCAATGGTTGTGTCTCCTTCCGACGGGAAAAGTTCATTCCACGTGGTGGGCCGAATGGAGGGGATGGTGGGAAGGGGGGGGACGTTATTTTTCTGGGAGATCCAAATCTCACAACCCTCCTCGATTTCAAATACAAGAAACACTTCCGTGCCCCTCATGGTGATCATGGTCAGGGAAGCGATTGCTATGGACGGGCAGGAGAAGATCTCGTGATCCGACTCCCTTTAGGAACTGTCGTTTACGAAGATGAGACGAATCGTATCGTGGCAGAGATTGAGACAAAGGGGCAAGAGGAGGTTATTGCCTCCGGAGGTCGTGGGGGACGAGGAAATATGCATTTTGCGAGTTCGACGAATCAGGCCCCCCGACGTGCGGAGAAGGGGACACCTGGTGAGGAGCGTTGGGTTCGTCTCGAGTTAAAACTCCTCGCCGATGTCGGGTTGATCGGTTTTCCGAATGCGGGGAAGTCCACATTGCTCTCGGCAATCTCCCAGGCACGCCCAAAAATCGCCGATTATCCCTTTACGACGAAGGCCCCTGTGCTTGGTGTGACTCGTTACGGTGAGAAGAGTTTTACCGTCGCGGATTTGCCTGGGCTTATTGAAGGGGCGAGTCATGGTGCCGGATTGGGTTTCAAGTTTTTGAAGCATATTGAAAAGACAAGACTTCTCCTCCATCTGATTGATGCGAATGACCCCTCACATCCAGAGCCGTTCCATTCCTATGAGCTGATCCGACAGGAACTCGCAACCTACAACCCGGAATTATTGGATCGCCCTGAGATTGTCGTCTTTACAAAGGGGGATCTCCCGGAGGTCCAAAAGAAGGTTAAGGAGTCAAAGCCCCTTTTTAAGGGGAAGATAACCCTCCTGATTTCAGCCGCTACCGGCCTTGGAATCGAGTCCCTGATTCAAAAAACGGCAAAAATTTTGTAA
- the rpmA gene encoding 50S ribosomal protein L27: protein MAHKKAGGSSTNGRDSHGQRRGTKVYGGEVIRAGSIIVRQVGSKIYPGKNVGVGRDWTLFSKIDGIVKFEPHGEKRQVSVYPK from the coding sequence ATGGCACATAAAAAAGCAGGTGGCAGCTCTACCAACGGTCGTGATAGCCACGGTCAGCGGCGGGGGACGAAGGTGTATGGTGGTGAGGTGATCCGTGCCGGTTCTATTATTGTCCGTCAGGTCGGTTCCAAGATCTATCCCGGGAAAAATGTCGGTGTCGGTCGTGACTGGACCCTTTTCTCCAAGATCGATGGGATCGTCAAATTCGAACCTCACGGCGAAAAACGCCAGGTGAGTGTTTATCCCAAGTAA
- the rplU gene encoding 50S ribosomal protein L21: MYAIIQTGGKQYRVSKGDKVSLEKLPLEEGKDVAFDQVLFVGGDGQGAVGTPTVEKARVLGKIIAQQRGEKVIVYKYKRRKGYDKKQGHRQEETLVEITDIKV, translated from the coding sequence ATGTATGCAATTATCCAAACAGGCGGCAAGCAGTACCGGGTCTCCAAGGGAGACAAAGTCTCCTTAGAGAAGCTCCCATTGGAGGAGGGGAAGGATGTCGCCTTTGACCAGGTGCTTTTTGTTGGAGGGGATGGTCAGGGGGCGGTCGGGACCCCAACGGTTGAAAAGGCCCGTGTCCTTGGGAAGATCATTGCCCAGCAGAGGGGCGAAAAGGTGATCGTTTACAAGTACAAGAGACGGAAGGGATACGACAAGAAGCAGGGGCATCGGCAGGAAGAGACCTTGGTCGAAATCACCGATATTAAAGTCTAA
- a CDS encoding Rne/Rng family ribonuclease, producing the protein MKNELIINVSPTQTRIARLEGGSITELIVERVQEVRYAGNIYKGKIVRVLPGMQAAFAEIGLERTAFLYVSDIAPDLAAEEMMAEEEELPPERPRFDRNQPRDIPQIQDLVREGQEILVQIARDPIGTKGARLTTHVSLPGRFLVYMPTVNHVGVSRRIPDDDERVRLKAILNKIVSRDEGGFIARTLSEKATEQELRQDMEYLIRLWNEIRLIAEEKKAPSLVHSELSVVLRAVRDLFTPDIDHIVIDSPDEKKKIEEFIHSFSSPSQNVVELYDGAEPIFDAYGIEVEISRALGKKVWLKSGGYIILDQTEALTAIDVNTGKFVGKRNLEDTILKTNLEAVKEIAYQLRLRDMGGIIIIDFIDMERHANREKVYQALKEHLKSDRAKTTITKITDLGLVEMTRKRTRESLSRLLCEPCFYCEGRGYLKSRATICHEILRELKRGLVDYHHPTITVYANPTVAELLLDEERPSLEEWEARSGKKVLVKSREDFHLEQFDVTDKA; encoded by the coding sequence GTGAAAAATGAGCTGATCATTAATGTTTCCCCGACACAAACTCGCATTGCCCGTCTCGAGGGGGGGAGTATTACCGAGCTGATTGTCGAGAGGGTCCAGGAAGTCCGTTACGCCGGCAATATCTACAAGGGAAAGATTGTTCGTGTCCTCCCCGGGATGCAGGCGGCGTTTGCTGAAATCGGTCTTGAGAGGACCGCTTTTCTGTATGTCTCCGATATCGCCCCTGATCTTGCTGCTGAGGAGATGATGGCGGAAGAGGAGGAGCTGCCTCCGGAACGACCGAGGTTTGATCGAAACCAGCCACGCGATATCCCTCAAATCCAGGATCTTGTCCGCGAAGGGCAGGAGATCCTTGTTCAGATTGCGAGAGATCCGATCGGGACAAAGGGTGCCCGACTCACAACACATGTCAGTCTCCCGGGGCGTTTTTTGGTCTATATGCCGACGGTCAATCATGTTGGGGTATCACGTCGTATTCCCGACGATGATGAGAGAGTTCGTCTCAAAGCGATTCTGAATAAAATTGTTTCTCGAGATGAAGGGGGTTTTATTGCGAGGACCTTGAGTGAAAAGGCAACCGAACAGGAACTCCGCCAGGACATGGAGTATTTGATTCGATTATGGAATGAGATCCGTCTTATTGCCGAAGAGAAAAAGGCCCCGTCGCTCGTTCATAGTGAACTCAGTGTTGTGCTCCGGGCTGTTCGAGATCTCTTTACCCCGGATATTGACCATATTGTGATTGATTCCCCAGACGAGAAGAAAAAGATCGAGGAGTTTATCCATTCTTTTTCCTCTCCCTCCCAAAATGTTGTCGAACTTTACGACGGAGCGGAACCGATTTTCGATGCTTATGGGATTGAGGTTGAGATCTCCCGTGCCCTTGGCAAAAAGGTTTGGCTGAAGTCGGGGGGGTATATCATTCTTGATCAGACCGAAGCGCTGACGGCGATCGATGTGAATACCGGAAAATTTGTGGGGAAGAGAAATCTTGAAGATACGATTCTCAAAACCAACCTCGAGGCGGTCAAGGAGATCGCGTATCAGCTCCGGCTCAGGGATATGGGGGGGATTATCATTATCGATTTCATTGATATGGAGAGGCATGCGAATCGGGAGAAGGTCTATCAAGCACTGAAGGAGCATCTGAAATCAGATCGGGCCAAGACGACGATTACGAAGATCACCGATCTTGGGCTTGTCGAGATGACCCGAAAGAGGACTCGTGAGAGCCTGAGTCGACTCCTGTGTGAACCCTGTTTTTATTGTGAGGGACGTGGTTATTTGAAGAGTCGGGCGACGATCTGTCACGAGATCCTTCGGGAATTGAAACGAGGTTTGGTGGATTATCATCACCCGACAATCACCGTTTATGCCAACCCGACGGTTGCCGAGCTTTTGCTGGATGAAGAACGCCCCTCCCTCGAGGAGTGGGAGGCTCGTTCCGGCAAAAAGGTGCTTGTAAAGTCCCGGGAAGACTTTCATTTAGAGCAATTCGACGTAACGGACAAGGCGTGA
- a CDS encoding TIGR03960 family B12-binding radical SAM protein: MNNKIQELLPQVRRPSRYLGNEINSIRKDLSQVELKIALCYPDTYEIGMSHIGTQILYHLLNDQPHIACERVYAPWPDMEQKLRDQKLPLSTLESNIPLRELDILGITIPFELTYTNILTVLNLGGIPFYSKDRDDSYPLILGGGTGAYNPEPVADFFDAILIGDGEEAILEICEIVKNWKNPPSPPFVKGGPEGILKQLSKIPGVYIPSFFEPTYNDDGTIREIKSLLEDYKGIKKRVVSDLDKAYYPKKPILPNTKVIHDRVGVEVQRGCVRGCRFCQAGYIDRPERQRSPETVKQIVRNQIAATGQEEVSLVSLSIGDYDCLTPLARDLMDEFQEKRVAISIPATRVEQLTPALIEEIKRVRKTGFTIAPEAATDRMRRVINKGNSEENLMNTVRAVFSAGWRLMKFYFMIGLPTETDEDVIEIAELGYRTLREGLQRNRSAEINLGVSSFVPKPFTPFQWESQSSLQESVRKLDLLESRIRSRKLHLKPHRLDTTYLEGVFSRGDRRLSGLIVRAWEKGCRFDEWDEGLKFHLWQEAWEECGIDPKFYVERRREREEVLPWDHLFVEMDKEWLWDEYQASLHEAFIDDCSTGKCTICGVCDYKAVRNRSYELPVYDENQKLVKKKTTTEVREYSLNQSVRDLVKASEDVATIIPNDSPPGSLGPEENRSDGAAIFAGGRSKARTGWSFTCTYSKTGPAAFLSHLEFVDHIRRAVSRANLPVKFSEGFHPYPKISFGPAAPVGVEVTGEFIIQLNECLEEPLIWGRLAPEFLEGILLKSVVNLSKKPTEKGTNLPSYADPTPPTVPPSLITT; encoded by the coding sequence ATGAATAATAAGATTCAAGAGCTTCTCCCGCAGGTCCGTCGTCCCTCCCGCTATCTGGGCAACGAAATCAACTCGATTCGGAAAGACCTGTCTCAGGTCGAGCTCAAGATCGCCCTTTGCTATCCCGACACCTATGAGATCGGGATGAGTCATATCGGGACCCAGATCTTGTACCATCTCCTGAATGATCAACCCCACATCGCGTGCGAACGGGTCTATGCCCCTTGGCCGGATATGGAACAGAAGTTACGTGATCAGAAGCTCCCCTTGTCGACACTAGAATCGAACATCCCGCTTCGCGAACTTGATATCCTCGGGATCACGATTCCGTTTGAACTGACTTACACGAATATCCTGACGGTCCTCAATCTCGGCGGGATCCCGTTCTATTCCAAAGATCGGGACGATAGCTATCCGCTCATCCTTGGAGGCGGAACTGGGGCATACAACCCCGAACCGGTCGCCGATTTCTTCGATGCGATCCTGATTGGAGACGGTGAGGAGGCGATCCTGGAGATTTGCGAGATTGTGAAGAATTGGAAAAATCCCCCCTCACCCCCCTTTGTCAAAGGGGGGCCGGAGGGGATTTTGAAACAACTCTCCAAAATCCCCGGCGTCTACATCCCCTCATTCTTCGAACCAACTTATAACGATGATGGAACAATTCGTGAGATCAAGTCGCTCTTAGAAGATTACAAAGGGATCAAAAAGCGTGTCGTCTCAGATCTGGACAAGGCCTACTACCCAAAAAAACCGATCCTTCCGAATACGAAGGTGATCCATGACCGTGTTGGCGTCGAGGTTCAGCGCGGATGTGTGCGTGGGTGTCGTTTCTGCCAGGCCGGTTATATCGATCGTCCCGAGAGGCAACGCTCTCCTGAGACGGTGAAGCAGATTGTTCGGAATCAGATTGCGGCGACCGGTCAGGAGGAGGTCAGTCTCGTCTCTCTCTCGATCGGCGATTATGATTGCCTCACCCCTCTCGCAAGAGATCTGATGGATGAATTTCAAGAGAAGAGGGTTGCTATTTCGATACCGGCGACACGTGTGGAACAACTGACCCCAGCCCTGATCGAGGAGATCAAGCGGGTACGTAAGACCGGTTTCACGATTGCTCCTGAGGCAGCGACAGACCGGATGCGGCGGGTGATTAATAAAGGAAATTCCGAAGAAAATTTAATGAACACGGTCAGGGCGGTCTTTTCCGCTGGATGGCGTCTCATGAAATTTTATTTCATGATTGGACTTCCGACAGAGACCGATGAGGACGTCATCGAGATCGCCGAGCTGGGTTATCGTACCCTTCGAGAAGGGCTTCAACGCAACCGATCTGCCGAGATCAATCTCGGTGTTTCGTCTTTTGTCCCGAAACCGTTTACCCCTTTTCAATGGGAGTCCCAGAGTTCTCTGCAAGAATCGGTTCGAAAACTGGATCTTCTCGAGTCCCGGATTCGTTCGAGAAAGTTGCATCTCAAACCTCATCGACTCGATACGACCTATCTGGAGGGGGTTTTTTCCAGGGGGGATCGCCGGCTTTCAGGCCTCATCGTACGGGCCTGGGAAAAGGGGTGTCGTTTTGACGAATGGGATGAGGGGTTGAAATTCCATCTCTGGCAGGAGGCTTGGGAGGAATGTGGGATCGATCCCAAGTTCTATGTCGAACGGCGACGAGAGAGAGAAGAGGTTTTGCCTTGGGATCATCTCTTTGTTGAGATGGATAAGGAGTGGCTTTGGGATGAGTATCAAGCATCGCTTCACGAGGCCTTCATCGATGATTGTTCTACCGGGAAATGCACGATCTGCGGGGTTTGTGATTATAAGGCGGTCCGGAATCGGTCGTATGAACTGCCGGTTTATGATGAAAATCAGAAATTGGTGAAGAAAAAGACGACGACCGAGGTTCGGGAATACAGTTTAAACCAGTCTGTGAGAGATCTTGTGAAGGCCTCCGAGGACGTCGCCACAATAATACCGAACGATTCTCCGCCGGGAAGCCTTGGACCAGAGGAGAATCGTTCGGATGGTGCCGCGATTTTCGCAGGAGGCCGGAGCAAGGCTCGCACAGGCTGGTCATTTACTTGCACCTACTCCAAAACCGGTCCTGCCGCCTTCTTGAGTCACCTCGAATTTGTCGATCATATCCGTCGAGCGGTCTCTCGCGCCAACTTGCCGGTTAAATTCTCAGAGGGGTTTCATCCGTATCCGAAGATCTCTTTTGGTCCGGCAGCCCCTGTTGGTGTCGAGGTCACCGGCGAATTTATAATTCAGTTGAATGAGTGCCTGGAAGAGCCTCTGATTTGGGGACGTCTTGCCCCGGAATTTCTGGAAGGGATCCTTTTGAAATCAGTTGTGAATTTGTCAAAAAAACCGACTGAAAAGGGTACAAATTTACCTTCTTATGCGGATCCGACACCCCCCACTGTCCCACCAAGCCTTATAACCACATGA
- a CDS encoding EF-hand domain-containing protein, which produces MTDKLYPLYREAFRAVDTNHDGVILPEEYDQVQRFDVDQDRQVTFWEYLTTHNKRQAAAGLAPLFSTQLIDRLKGSYQIVFHEANEVIFPSLPKEAEVFDLIDVAAKLQEMGASEKEASGLIKKMSGIRPSPTYRYLRSDSVSCPGLL; this is translated from the coding sequence ATGACTGACAAGCTTTATCCCCTCTATCGCGAGGCCTTCCGGGCTGTTGATACCAATCACGATGGCGTCATTCTTCCGGAAGAATATGACCAAGTCCAGCGGTTTGATGTCGATCAAGACCGGCAGGTGACATTTTGGGAATATCTCACCACCCACAACAAGCGTCAGGCAGCTGCCGGGCTCGCTCCACTTTTTAGCACCCAACTGATCGATCGATTAAAGGGATCGTATCAGATCGTCTTTCATGAGGCGAATGAGGTGATCTTCCCCTCGTTACCGAAAGAGGCAGAAGTATTCGATCTCATCGACGTCGCCGCAAAATTACAAGAAATGGGGGCCTCGGAAAAGGAGGCCTCTGGTCTGATAAAAAAGATGTCAGGTATCAGACCCTCGCCAACCTATCGATACCTTCGGAGCGATTCCGTCAGTTGTCCAGGTCTTTTGTGA